From the bacterium genome, one window contains:
- the leuC gene encoding 3-isopropylmalate dehydratase large subunit — protein sequence MPRTLLDKVWEAHTVAELPSGQTQLFIGLHLVHEVTSPQAFQMLRELHLPVLFPTRTVATVDHIIPTHTMARPFDDEQAETMMSEIERNCRDFGITLYDRASGHQGIVHVIGPEMGLTQPGLTIACGDSHTSTHGAFGSIAFGIGTSQVRDVLASQCLAIEKPKLRRVEVNGALPPGVYAKDVILHIIRTLGVKGGVGYAYEYAGTTFDRMTMEERMTVCNMSIEGGARCGYVNPDQTTFDYLRGRPLAPRGAAFERAVQWWKSMATEAGAPYDAVTTLDGSSLTPVVTWGINPGQAIGIGEPIPGVDAFPEDERDVVEDAYAYMDWKPGAPLRGTRIDVAFIGSCTNGRISDLREAARVARLGRVRSHVKAIVVPGSQEVARQAEAEGLPDVFRAAGFEWRLPGCSMCLAMNPDKLSGRQICASSSNRNFKGRQGSPSGRTLLMSPAMVAAAAIEGAVTDVRDLLGRA from the coding sequence ATGCCCAGGACATTGCTCGACAAGGTGTGGGAGGCACACACCGTCGCGGAGCTGCCGAGCGGACAGACCCAGCTCTTCATCGGTCTGCACCTGGTGCACGAGGTCACCAGTCCGCAGGCCTTCCAGATGCTGCGCGAGCTCCACCTGCCGGTGCTCTTCCCGACGCGCACCGTGGCGACGGTCGATCACATCATCCCCACCCATACGATGGCCCGGCCGTTCGACGACGAACAGGCCGAGACCATGATGTCGGAGATCGAGCGCAACTGCCGCGACTTCGGCATCACGCTGTACGATCGCGCCTCCGGCCACCAGGGCATCGTCCACGTGATCGGTCCGGAGATGGGGCTCACGCAGCCCGGACTCACCATCGCCTGCGGCGACAGCCACACCTCGACCCACGGGGCGTTCGGCAGCATCGCCTTCGGCATCGGCACCAGCCAGGTCCGCGACGTGCTCGCCTCGCAGTGCCTGGCGATCGAGAAGCCGAAGCTGCGGCGGGTCGAGGTCAACGGCGCGCTGCCGCCCGGCGTCTACGCCAAGGACGTGATCCTGCACATCATCCGCACCCTCGGCGTGAAGGGGGGCGTCGGCTACGCCTACGAGTACGCCGGCACCACGTTCGACCGCATGACGATGGAAGAGCGGATGACCGTCTGCAACATGAGCATCGAGGGCGGCGCCCGGTGCGGCTACGTCAACCCGGACCAGACCACCTTCGACTACCTGCGCGGCCGGCCGCTGGCGCCGCGGGGCGCGGCGTTCGAACGCGCCGTGCAGTGGTGGAAGAGCATGGCGACCGAGGCCGGCGCGCCCTACGACGCGGTCACCACGCTCGACGGGTCGAGCCTGACGCCGGTCGTGACCTGGGGCATCAATCCCGGCCAGGCCATCGGGATCGGCGAGCCGATCCCCGGGGTCGACGCCTTCCCCGAGGACGAGCGGGACGTCGTCGAGGATGCGTATGCCTACATGGACTGGAAGCCCGGCGCGCCGCTGCGCGGCACCAGGATCGACGTCGCCTTCATCGGCTCGTGCACCAACGGGCGCATCTCGGACCTGCGCGAGGCGGCGCGGGTGGCGAGGCTCGGGCGGGTGCGGTCGCACGTGAAGGCGATCGTCGTCCCGGGGTCGCAGGAGGTGGCGCGCCAGGCCGAGGCCGAGGGGTTGCCGGACGTCTTCCGCGCCGCCGGCTTCGAATGGCGCCTGCCCGGCTGTTCGATGTGCCTGGCGATGAACCCCGACAAGCTGAGCGGTCGCCAGATCTGCGCCTCGTCGAGCAATCGCAACTTCAAGGGCCGGCAGGGCAGCCCGAGCGGCCGCACCCTGCTGATGAGCCCGGCGATGGTCGCCGCCGCGGCGATCGAGGGCGCGGTCACCGACGTGCGCGACCTGTTGGGGAGGGCGTGA
- a CDS encoding 3-isopropylmalate dehydratase small subunit: MSELVRITRVSGRPIPLRGNDIDTDRIIPARYLKAVTFDGLGAAAFYDERFDAQGNSKGHIMDDPRFQAKGPRVAVVNKNFGCGSSREHAPQAMLRWGVKALVGESFADIFFGNCVALGMPCVTASEADVGRLLAAVEADPSQELIVDVEGQTATYGPLTVPARLPAGIRNQFLAGTWDATRVLLEATSKIKATAARLPYVSGFEA, encoded by the coding sequence ATGAGCGAGCTGGTCAGGATCACCAGGGTGAGCGGGCGGCCGATCCCGCTGCGCGGCAACGACATCGACACCGATCGCATCATCCCGGCGCGCTACCTGAAAGCGGTCACCTTCGACGGGCTCGGCGCGGCGGCGTTCTACGACGAGCGTTTCGACGCGCAGGGCAACTCGAAGGGCCACATCATGGACGACCCGCGTTTCCAGGCGAAGGGACCGCGGGTCGCGGTGGTGAACAAGAACTTCGGCTGTGGCTCGTCGCGCGAGCACGCGCCGCAGGCGATGCTGCGCTGGGGCGTCAAGGCGCTGGTCGGGGAGTCGTTCGCCGACATCTTCTTCGGCAACTGCGTCGCGCTCGGCATGCCCTGCGTCACCGCCAGCGAGGCCGACGTCGGCCGCCTGCTGGCGGCGGTCGAGGCGGACCCGAGCCAGGAGCTGATCGTCGACGTCGAGGGCCAGACGGCGACCTACGGCCCGCTCACCGTGCCGGCGCGCCTGCCGGCGGGCATCCGCAATCAGTTCCTCGCCGGCACGTGGGACGCGACGCGCGTCCTTCTCGAAGCGACGTCGAAGATCAAAGCGACCGCCGCCCGCCTGCCCTACGTCTCGGGCTTCGAAGCCTAG
- a CDS encoding DUF971 domain-containing protein has translation MSRPPYPLEVRREPERRALRVIWSDGHESDYAFGHLRGWCPCAACQGHSGAKRFVEGGNDDLQRIAPVGRYALSFHWADGHETGIYSYPYLRELCQCAQCRKPAI, from the coding sequence ATGTCGCGCCCGCCGTACCCGTTGGAAGTCCGCCGCGAGCCCGAGCGCCGGGCGTTGCGCGTCATTTGGAGCGACGGCCACGAGAGCGACTACGCCTTCGGCCATCTGCGCGGCTGGTGTCCCTGCGCCGCCTGCCAGGGGCACTCGGGAGCGAAGCGCTTCGTCGAGGGCGGAAACGACGACCTGCAGCGGATCGCCCCGGTCGGTCGCTACGCACTCAGCTTCCACTGGGCCGACGGTCACGAAACGGGCATCTACTCCTACCCGTACCTGCGCGAGCTCTGTCAGTGCGCGCAGTGCCGGAAGCCGGCGATCTGA
- a CDS encoding tetratricopeptide repeat protein, translating into MPTKEELFDRAVDAVADGDLETAVRVYREALAIDPDYADVLEGLSMALADLGRFDEAIAAAVRVAELQPDEILSYTNVSRIYQKVGDVPRAEEWAAKGRMLDWKQQLKSGKPPGV; encoded by the coding sequence ATGCCGACCAAAGAGGAGCTGTTCGACCGCGCCGTCGATGCCGTCGCCGACGGCGATCTGGAAACGGCGGTGCGCGTCTACCGCGAGGCGCTGGCGATCGATCCCGACTACGCCGACGTGCTCGAGGGGCTGTCGATGGCGCTCGCCGACCTCGGCCGGTTCGACGAGGCGATCGCCGCCGCGGTGCGGGTCGCGGAGCTGCAGCCGGACGAGATACTCTCCTACACCAACGTCTCGCGGATCTATCAGAAGGTCGGCGACGTGCCTCGCGCCGAGGAGTGGGCGGCCAAGGGTCGGATGCTCGACTGGAAGCAGCAGCTCAAGAGCGGGAAGCCGCCCGGCGTGTGA
- a CDS encoding ABC transporter substrate-binding protein, which translates to MTIPRMLLPLLLLAACTRVAPVQVDAAVDESLARSLLNELAEQQRATIERSRAEGADVLWASDPADVLRRAAAGELAPLTEAMIGRRPPTLVDPQHRWAAVAAIGRVIVYDPDRLPDDGSPTRVLDLARPELARQLVLAEPTRGAALWHAAALSARLGDADALRFFRGLRDGGARLVADEDTVGAALIAGDQALALIDSDRAYAAQTARPRLVITIPDQGDDGSGVFVLPSVVALTARGARNPRAVELAAALLAQPQAFRIALAGNAFVVAADGTSPPSLLNVDQMKLMPVDYADIVDRLSKVRTALVGVDLAAAP; encoded by the coding sequence ATGACGATCCCGAGGATGCTCCTTCCCCTGCTGCTGCTCGCCGCGTGCACCCGCGTGGCGCCGGTGCAGGTCGATGCCGCGGTCGACGAGTCGCTGGCGCGCTCGCTGCTGAACGAGCTCGCCGAGCAGCAGCGGGCGACGATCGAGCGCTCCCGCGCCGAGGGGGCGGATGTCCTGTGGGCGAGCGACCCCGCCGACGTGCTGCGCCGCGCCGCCGCCGGCGAGCTGGCGCCGCTGACGGAGGCGATGATCGGCAGGCGTCCGCCGACGCTGGTCGACCCGCAGCACCGGTGGGCGGCGGTGGCGGCGATCGGACGGGTGATCGTCTACGACCCCGACCGACTGCCCGACGATGGGTCGCCGACCCGCGTCCTCGACCTGGCGCGGCCGGAGCTGGCGCGGCAACTGGTGCTTGCCGAGCCGACCCGCGGCGCGGCCTTGTGGCACGCCGCCGCGCTGTCGGCGCGGCTCGGCGATGCCGACGCGCTCCGCTTCTTTCGCGGCCTGCGCGACGGCGGTGCGCGGCTGGTCGCCGACGAGGACACAGTGGGCGCGGCACTGATCGCCGGCGACCAGGCGCTGGCGTTGATCGACAGCGACCGCGCCTATGCGGCCCAGACGGCGCGGCCGCGGTTGGTCATCACCATTCCGGATCAGGGCGACGATGGCAGCGGCGTCTTCGTGCTGCCGTCGGTGGTCGCACTGACCGCGCGCGGCGCCCGCAACCCCCGCGCCGTCGAGCTCGCTGCCGCTCTGCTCGCCCAACCGCAGGCCTTCCGCATCGCCCTTGCCGGCAACGCCTTCGTCGTCGCCGCCGACGGCACGTCGCCGCCCAGCCTGCTCAATGTCGACCAGATGAAGCTGATGCCGGTCGACTACGCCGACATCGTCGATCGCCTGTCCAAGGTGAGGACGGCGCTGGTGGGCGTTGATCTCGCCGCTGCGCCCTGA
- a CDS encoding ParB/RepB/Spo0J family partition protein, with protein sequence MAASRTVAAGTILRGTRTTLTALAVDKVHANPEQPRKHFADEPLAELAASIAQHGILQPVIVKRDGDGYLIMAGERRFRAAQLAGLTMIPALVRDDDPLEIAIIENVQREDLSPLEEAEGLGALIDQYGYTHEALAELIGKSRPYVSNTLALRRLPDDIKREVHAAPEVSREILISLARAESPEKQQTLWRLTRARRLSVQRFRSEQAGEPVARGEVAEVARLLRRLGRKLRALDTAVLADEERRQLDRLLRRANSRIMRTLAALTPSS encoded by the coding sequence ATGGCCGCATCGCGCACCGTGGCTGCCGGAACGATCCTGCGAGGCACCCGCACCACCCTGACCGCGCTGGCGGTGGACAAGGTGCACGCCAATCCCGAGCAGCCGCGCAAACACTTCGCCGACGAGCCGCTCGCCGAGCTCGCCGCTTCGATCGCGCAACACGGCATCCTGCAGCCGGTGATCGTCAAGCGCGACGGCGACGGCTACCTGATCATGGCCGGAGAGCGGCGCTTTCGCGCCGCCCAGCTCGCGGGCCTGACGATGATCCCGGCGCTGGTGCGCGACGACGACCCGCTCGAGATCGCGATCATCGAAAACGTCCAGCGCGAGGATCTCTCGCCGCTCGAGGAGGCCGAGGGGCTGGGCGCGCTGATCGACCAGTACGGCTACACGCACGAAGCACTGGCCGAGCTGATCGGCAAGAGCCGCCCCTACGTCAGCAACACCCTGGCGCTGCGCCGGTTGCCGGACGACATCAAGCGGGAAGTGCACGCCGCGCCCGAGGTGTCGCGCGAGATCCTGATCTCGCTGGCGCGCGCCGAGTCGCCGGAAAAGCAGCAGACGCTGTGGCGCCTCACCCGGGCGCGCCGCCTCTCGGTGCAGCGCTTCCGCTCCGAGCAGGCCGGCGAGCCGGTGGCGCGCGGCGAGGTGGCGGAGGTGGCCCGCCTGCTGCGCCGTCTCGGCCGCAAGCTGCGCGCGCTCGACACCGCCGTCCTCGCCGACGAGGAGCGCCGCCAGCTCGACCGCCTCCTGCGGCGGGCCAACAGCCGCATCATGCGGACCCTGGCCGCGCTGACGCCATCCTCGTAG
- a CDS encoding ATP synthase F0 subunit C, with amino-acid sequence MRKVKWMIGTLLLAMFGPGMALAQEGAGHGGDGMIALGAGIAIGVAAIGPGLGQGRAVAAAMESIGRNPNAADKVFTPLVLGLAFMEALAIYGLLIGFLLQGKIG; translated from the coding sequence ATGCGCAAAGTGAAGTGGATGATTGGGACGCTCCTGCTGGCCATGTTCGGACCGGGCATGGCGCTGGCGCAGGAGGGCGCGGGCCACGGCGGCGACGGCATGATCGCCCTCGGCGCCGGCATCGCGATCGGCGTCGCGGCGATCGGCCCGGGCCTCGGCCAGGGGCGCGCGGTGGCGGCGGCGATGGAGTCGATCGGCCGCAATCCGAACGCCGCCGACAAGGTGTTCACGCCGCTCGTCCTCGGCCTCGCCTTCATGGAAGCCCTGGCGATCTACGGCCTGCTGATCGGCTTCCTGCTGCAGGGCAAGATCGGCTGA
- the atpB gene encoding F0F1 ATP synthase subunit A: MSAGTEHGFTWMQIVPVVNHFPDHVVTAGLVTALLVGTAVAARRQIARASDAAVPDGTLTARNAMEMYVEWFSSFATGILGANAKQYVPLYGALFLFILANNAIGLIPGFAPPTSNVNTTLGLGILSFVMYNYFGFKAHGIAYLKHFVGPIWWLFFLMMPLEIIDNLLRPFTLNLRLLMNMFADHLVLDIFTDLTRLIVPIAFYLLGSIVVLIQAFVFTVLSMVYVSLATAGHGDHDEEHAHH; the protein is encoded by the coding sequence ATGTCAGCAGGAACGGAACACGGCTTCACCTGGATGCAGATCGTCCCGGTGGTGAATCACTTCCCGGATCACGTCGTGACCGCGGGACTGGTGACGGCGCTGCTCGTCGGCACCGCGGTCGCCGCGCGCCGACAGATCGCCCGGGCGAGCGATGCCGCCGTGCCCGATGGCACGCTCACGGCGCGCAACGCGATGGAAATGTACGTCGAGTGGTTCTCCAGCTTCGCCACCGGCATCCTGGGGGCGAACGCGAAGCAGTACGTACCGCTCTACGGCGCGCTGTTCCTGTTCATCCTCGCCAACAACGCCATCGGCCTGATCCCCGGCTTCGCGCCGCCGACGTCGAACGTGAACACGACGCTCGGTCTCGGGATCCTGTCCTTCGTCATGTACAACTACTTCGGCTTCAAGGCGCACGGGATCGCGTACCTGAAGCACTTCGTCGGCCCCATCTGGTGGCTCTTCTTCCTGATGATGCCGCTCGAGATCATCGACAACCTGCTCCGCCCCTTCACGCTCAATCTGCGTCTCCTGATGAACATGTTCGCCGACCATCTGGTGCTGGACATCTTCACCGACCTCACCCGGCTGATCGTGCCGATCGCGTTCTACCTGCTGGGCAGCATCGTGGTGCTGATCCAGGCCTTCGTCTTCACCGTGCTCAGCATGGTGTACGTCTCGCTGGCGACCGCCGGCCACGGCGACCACGACGAGGAGCACGCGCATCATTGA
- a CDS encoding AtpZ/AtpI family protein, whose amino-acid sequence MPLLDPQMLAKGGRFLALGFQIAGSIVGGMILGWYADRYFGTEPLFTTVFTLGGFYGSMRLLLWAIKKPSSDRIP is encoded by the coding sequence ATGCCGTTGCTCGATCCCCAGATGCTCGCCAAGGGCGGTCGCTTTCTCGCCCTCGGCTTCCAGATCGCCGGCTCGATCGTCGGCGGGATGATCCTCGGCTGGTACGCCGACCGCTACTTCGGCACCGAGCCGCTGTTCACCACCGTGTTCACGTTGGGCGGCTTCTACGGCTCGATGCGGCTGTTGCTTTGGGCCATCAAAAAGCCTAGCTCTGACCGGATTCCATGA
- the hemL gene encoding glutamate-1-semialdehyde 2,1-aminomutase → MKDETSAKLFEQASAYIPGGVNSPVRAWKAVGGRPRFIQRAAGAMITDADGNAYIDYVGSWGPMIVGHAHHQVLRAIHDAMKQGTSFGAPTPREIELARRIVDAVPSVEQVRLVSSGTEATMTAIRLARAFTGRPKIVKFDGCYHGHADPLLVRAGSGAMTLGIPDSAGVPEAIASLTLVARFNDLGEVEARFAAEGDAIAAVIVEPVVGNMGLVPPAAGFLDGLRRVTERHGALLIIDEVMTGFRLAWGGVQVPFGLRPDLSCFGKVIGGGLPLAAVGGRRDVMQQLAPVGGVYQAGTLSGNPLAVSAGLATLELLDRPGVYERLETLGARLEAGLTAALRRHGRRACVQRVGSMWTLFFGVDRVTNAEDARAADTAAFGRFFAAMLERGVYLPPSQFEAAFLSLAHSEGDVDATITAVDQALAIA, encoded by the coding sequence ATGAAGGACGAGACCTCGGCGAAGCTGTTCGAGCAGGCGAGCGCCTACATTCCGGGCGGCGTCAACAGTCCGGTGCGCGCCTGGAAGGCGGTGGGTGGGCGGCCCCGGTTCATCCAGCGCGCGGCCGGCGCGATGATCACCGACGCCGACGGCAACGCCTACATAGACTACGTGGGCTCGTGGGGACCGATGATCGTCGGCCATGCCCATCACCAGGTGCTGCGCGCCATCCACGACGCGATGAAGCAGGGGACGAGCTTCGGCGCCCCGACGCCGCGCGAGATCGAGCTGGCGCGCCGGATCGTCGACGCGGTGCCGTCGGTCGAGCAGGTCCGGTTGGTGTCCTCCGGTACGGAGGCGACGATGACCGCGATCCGCCTCGCCCGCGCGTTCACCGGCCGGCCGAAGATCGTGAAGTTCGATGGCTGCTACCACGGCCATGCCGATCCGCTGCTGGTACGCGCCGGCTCCGGGGCGATGACGCTCGGCATCCCCGACAGCGCCGGCGTGCCCGAGGCGATCGCCAGCCTGACGCTGGTGGCGCGCTTCAACGACCTCGGGGAGGTGGAGGCCCGCTTCGCCGCCGAGGGCGACGCCATTGCCGCCGTCATCGTCGAGCCGGTGGTCGGCAACATGGGCCTGGTGCCGCCGGCGGCGGGGTTTCTCGACGGGTTGCGCCGCGTCACCGAGCGACACGGCGCGCTGTTGATCATCGACGAGGTGATGACCGGCTTCCGCCTCGCCTGGGGCGGTGTGCAGGTGCCGTTCGGCCTCCGACCCGACCTGAGCTGTTTCGGCAAAGTGATCGGCGGTGGTCTGCCGCTGGCGGCAGTGGGCGGCCGGCGCGACGTGATGCAGCAGCTCGCGCCGGTGGGCGGCGTCTACCAGGCCGGGACCCTGTCGGGGAATCCGCTCGCCGTCAGCGCCGGACTCGCGACCCTCGAGTTGCTCGACCGACCCGGCGTCTACGAGCGCCTGGAGACGCTGGGAGCGCGCCTCGAAGCGGGGTTGACGGCGGCACTGCGGCGGCACGGCCGGCGCGCCTGCGTGCAGCGCGTCGGCTCGATGTGGACCCTGTTCTTCGGCGTCGACCGTGTCACCAACGCCGAGGACGCGCGCGCCGCCGACACCGCCGCCTTCGGGCGCTTCTTCGCCGCGATGCTGGAGCGCGGCGTCTATCTGCCGCCCTCCCAGTTCGAGGCCGCGTTCCTCTCGCTCGCCCACAGCGAGGGGGACGTCGACGCCACCATCACCGCCGTCGACCAGGCCCTGGCGATCGCCTGA
- the dnaA gene encoding chromosomal replication initiator protein DnaA → MEKIWRSAVEAIEPQLTEPDLHEVVMRLRPVAMRGDSMVVEVPSKLAADVVRERCLADLERALVESSNGALRSIALTIPYLGQQELFPAAAPPQKPNRSEPRRTALLPKYIFDNFVVGASNQFAHAASKAVANQPGDHYNPLFIYGGVGLGKTHLVNAIGHQVLDRNENARVVYLSSESFMNELIAALRRDRMDEFKARFRRIDVLIVDDVQFLAGRERTQEEFFHTFNSLYDGHHQIVLTSDKFPKEIPDLEERLRNRFEWGLIADIQPPDVETRIAILEKKAEFEGIELPAEVANFLASTIDSNVRELEGSLTRLGAFASLNKCPITVDFARDVLQSVLRERVERAITIESIQKAVCDFYRIRPNDLRSKRRTRTIAVPRQVAMYLCRRYTNASFPVIGDRFGGRDHSTVIHAAQVIERRLRDEPGFRATVERLERLLERPG, encoded by the coding sequence ATGGAAAAAATCTGGCGTTCCGCCGTCGAGGCGATTGAGCCGCAGCTCACCGAACCGGATCTGCACGAGGTCGTCATGCGTCTGCGACCGGTGGCGATGCGTGGCGACTCGATGGTCGTCGAGGTCCCCAGCAAGCTGGCCGCTGACGTCGTCCGCGAGCGTTGTCTCGCCGATCTCGAGCGCGCGCTGGTCGAGAGCAGCAACGGCGCCCTGCGCTCCATCGCGCTGACGATTCCCTATCTCGGGCAGCAGGAGCTGTTTCCGGCAGCGGCGCCACCGCAGAAGCCGAACCGGTCCGAGCCCCGGCGCACCGCGTTGCTGCCGAAGTACATCTTCGACAACTTCGTCGTCGGCGCCAGCAACCAGTTCGCCCATGCGGCATCGAAGGCGGTCGCCAACCAGCCCGGCGACCACTACAACCCGCTCTTCATCTACGGCGGAGTCGGTCTCGGCAAGACCCACCTGGTGAATGCGATCGGCCATCAGGTGCTCGACCGCAACGAGAACGCGCGGGTGGTCTACCTGTCGTCGGAATCGTTCATGAACGAGCTCATCGCGGCGCTGCGGCGCGATCGCATGGACGAGTTCAAGGCGCGCTTCCGGCGTATCGACGTGCTGATCGTCGACGACGTGCAGTTCCTGGCCGGGCGCGAGCGGACGCAGGAGGAGTTCTTCCACACCTTCAACTCGCTGTACGATGGCCACCACCAGATCGTCCTCACCTCGGACAAGTTCCCGAAGGAGATTCCCGACCTCGAGGAGCGGCTGCGCAATCGCTTCGAGTGGGGGTTGATCGCCGACATCCAGCCGCCGGACGTCGAGACCCGCATCGCGATCCTGGAGAAAAAGGCCGAGTTCGAGGGCATCGAGCTGCCGGCCGAGGTGGCCAACTTCCTCGCCAGCACCATCGACTCCAACGTCCGCGAGTTGGAGGGATCGTTGACCCGTTTGGGGGCGTTCGCCTCGCTGAACAAGTGCCCGATCACGGTCGACTTCGCTCGCGACGTGCTGCAGAGCGTGCTGCGCGAGCGGGTCGAACGGGCCATCACCATCGAGTCGATCCAGAAGGCGGTGTGCGACTTCTACCGCATCCGCCCCAACGACCTGCGCTCCAAGCGGCGCACCCGGACGATCGCCGTGCCGCGGCAGGTCGCGATGTATCTCTGTCGCCGCTACACCAACGCCTCGTTCCCGGTCATCGGCGACCGCTTCGGCGGCCGCGACCACTCCACGGTCATCCACGCGGCCCAGGTGATCGAACGCCGGTTGCGCGACGAACCCGGCTTCCGCGCCACGGTCGAGCGTCTCGAGCGGCTCTTGGAACGGCCGGGCTGA
- the dnaN gene encoding DNA polymerase III subunit beta yields the protein MEFSIQRSELLAGLYLTQGIVERRTTIPILGNVLVEAAGDGILVAATDQEIAVRRQCTAAVKKKGTITVGARKLYEMVREIPEGEVRIRQQDNNWIEVSAGKSRFRVVGLDPREFPAMPDPPADAPSIRISGDTLTRMIEYTLFAVSGDETRVNLNGIHVEATPDGRLRFVATDGHRLAMVTRSVEHLALAGAVTIPRKAVMELRKVLESGEDLIELIVQGGVAHASRGRVQMSMRLVEGEFPDYNQVIPKKSERIAVVDATALHAALRRVSVVSSERTRGVRLQLDNQKLELSTINPDVGEAAEEIEIEYDGSPVGVGFNARYLIDVLTVLPSDKRIELGLNDEVSPGVIRSVEDADYCYIVMPMRL from the coding sequence ATGGAATTCAGCATTCAACGCAGTGAGCTGCTCGCAGGCCTCTATCTGACGCAGGGCATCGTCGAACGGCGGACGACCATCCCGATTCTCGGCAATGTGCTGGTCGAAGCGGCGGGCGACGGAATCCTCGTCGCTGCCACCGACCAGGAGATCGCGGTGCGGCGGCAATGCACCGCGGCGGTGAAGAAGAAGGGCACGATCACCGTCGGGGCGCGCAAGCTCTACGAGATGGTGCGCGAGATCCCGGAAGGCGAGGTGCGGATCCGCCAGCAGGACAACAACTGGATCGAGGTGTCGGCGGGGAAGTCGCGTTTCCGCGTCGTCGGACTCGACCCGCGCGAGTTCCCGGCGATGCCGGATCCGCCGGCCGACGCGCCGAGTATCCGGATCAGCGGCGACACGCTGACGCGGATGATCGAGTACACGTTGTTCGCCGTGTCCGGGGACGAGACGCGGGTCAACCTGAACGGGATCCACGTCGAGGCGACCCCCGACGGCAGGCTGCGCTTCGTGGCGACCGACGGGCACCGCCTAGCGATGGTCACCCGATCGGTGGAGCACCTGGCGCTGGCCGGCGCCGTCACCATTCCGCGCAAGGCGGTGATGGAGCTGCGAAAGGTTCTGGAGAGCGGCGAGGATCTGATCGAGCTGATCGTCCAGGGTGGCGTGGCGCACGCCAGCCGCGGTCGGGTGCAGATGTCCATGCGCCTCGTCGAGGGCGAGTTCCCGGACTACAACCAGGTGATTCCGAAGAAGTCCGAGCGGATCGCCGTCGTCGACGCGACGGCGCTGCACGCGGCGCTGCGTCGCGTATCGGTGGTGTCGAGCGAGCGGACCCGCGGCGTACGCCTTCAACTCGACAACCAGAAGCTCGAGCTCAGCACGATCAATCCCGACGTCGGCGAAGCGGCCGAGGAGATCGAGATCGAGTACGACGGCAGCCCGGTCGGGGTGGGGTTCAACGCCCGCTATCTGATCGACGTGCTCACCGTGCTGCCGTCCGACAAACGGATCGAGCTCGGCCTCAACGACGAGGTCAGTCCGGGGGTCATTCGCTCGGTTGAGGATGCAGATTACTGTTATATCGTGATGCCGATGCGGCTCTGA